The following proteins come from a genomic window of Pyxidicoccus sp. MSG2:
- a CDS encoding M16 family metallopeptidase has translation MAIRYALPNGLTVVFEEQHAAKVAAFQVWVKAGSADERPDQAGLAHLHEHMLFKGTERRGPGEIARDVESHGGEINAWTSYDQTVYHIVIASQFARTGLDILGDAVRRSSFDADELAREIEVVCEEIKRSQDTPSRRASRDLFSTAYQVHPYKLPVIGTEQSVRSFTREKVLEFYHRHYTPKNLVLSVSGDLRESELREWVEDIFGGDWGRPYEGGVKRTDEPLPTGRRVLLRPDDVKEAWLHLSFGIPQADHPDTPALDVLAMIAGQGDASRLVREVKRRHNVANDVHAFAYTPRDPGLFSASLTTQPAHAARAIEETARVLATLRVTPVTAEELATAKALVEAEAVYQRETVQGVARKMGFYQSGMGSLEAEARYYEAVRGLTPEHLRSAAERYLRFDRAVVTGLLPQGTDFTEAQVHALLDKVDREPAAAPPERKARKVPAGEPTMRIAKASASGPSDIIVEKLPSGATLVVRVEPAVPLFAMRAAFAGGLRYETPADNGITTLLTRCLTRGTPSHDAEDISHLIDAYAGSLGGQGGRNSVSLRGEFLSRHFEPAFRLFADCLLNPSFPEVEVTRERTLLLQDILTREDKPSSVAFDLFGKTMYRSHPYRLPSQGEQASVETLTPEKLRAWHAAHMDPSQLTLSVVGDVKVDEVLALAREYFGASRGKAAPPPKVAVEPPPESPREEKKVLARAQSHLVLGFPGARVGEPWRHALEVLSTVLSGQGGRLFVELRDKRSMAYSVSSFAIEGVDPGYFAVYMGTSPEKVDAALAGIRAELQRVRDEPIPEEELARAKQHLIGTHEIGLQRNGARAGLLAMDTCYGLGLDNFLHYADHVAAVTSKEVQEVARRVIDFDRSALSIVGP, from the coding sequence ATGGCCATCCGCTACGCGCTACCCAACGGGCTCACCGTTGTCTTCGAGGAGCAGCACGCCGCCAAGGTCGCGGCCTTCCAGGTCTGGGTCAAGGCCGGGAGCGCCGACGAGCGGCCGGACCAGGCCGGCCTGGCGCACCTGCACGAGCACATGCTCTTCAAGGGCACCGAGCGCCGCGGCCCCGGTGAAATCGCCCGGGACGTCGAGTCCCACGGCGGCGAAATCAACGCCTGGACCTCCTACGACCAGACGGTCTACCACATCGTCATCGCCAGCCAGTTCGCCCGCACGGGCCTGGACATCCTCGGCGACGCCGTGCGCCGCTCCTCCTTCGACGCGGACGAGCTGGCCCGCGAAATCGAGGTGGTGTGCGAGGAAATCAAGCGCAGCCAGGACACGCCCTCCCGGCGCGCCTCGCGGGACTTGTTCTCCACCGCCTACCAGGTGCACCCCTACAAGCTGCCCGTCATCGGCACCGAGCAGAGCGTGCGAAGCTTCACGCGGGAGAAGGTGCTGGAGTTCTACCACCGGCACTACACGCCGAAGAACCTGGTGCTCTCCGTGTCGGGCGACTTGCGCGAGTCGGAGCTGCGCGAGTGGGTGGAGGACATCTTCGGAGGGGACTGGGGCCGCCCGTACGAAGGCGGGGTGAAGCGCACGGACGAGCCGCTTCCCACCGGCCGCCGCGTGCTGCTGCGCCCGGATGACGTGAAGGAAGCGTGGTTGCACCTGTCCTTCGGTATCCCCCAGGCGGACCACCCGGACACGCCCGCGCTGGACGTACTGGCGATGATTGCCGGCCAGGGCGACGCGTCCCGGCTGGTGCGCGAGGTGAAGCGCCGCCACAACGTGGCCAACGACGTCCACGCCTTCGCCTACACGCCGAGGGACCCGGGCCTCTTCTCCGCGTCGCTGACGACGCAGCCGGCACATGCCGCCCGGGCCATTGAAGAGACGGCGCGCGTGCTGGCCACGCTGCGCGTGACGCCCGTGACGGCGGAGGAACTGGCCACCGCCAAGGCGCTGGTGGAGGCCGAGGCCGTGTACCAGCGTGAGACGGTGCAGGGCGTGGCCCGGAAGATGGGCTTCTACCAGTCCGGCATGGGCAGCCTGGAGGCGGAGGCGCGCTACTACGAGGCCGTGCGCGGCCTGACGCCCGAGCACCTGCGCTCGGCGGCGGAGCGCTACCTGCGCTTCGACCGCGCCGTCGTCACCGGCCTGCTGCCCCAGGGCACGGACTTCACCGAGGCGCAGGTGCACGCGCTGCTCGACAAGGTGGACCGCGAGCCGGCCGCAGCCCCTCCCGAGCGCAAGGCGCGCAAGGTGCCCGCGGGCGAGCCGACCATGCGCATCGCCAAGGCGTCGGCCTCCGGCCCCAGCGACATCATCGTGGAGAAGCTGCCCTCGGGCGCGACGCTGGTGGTGCGCGTGGAGCCCGCGGTGCCGCTGTTCGCCATGCGCGCCGCCTTCGCCGGTGGCCTGCGCTACGAGACGCCGGCCGACAACGGCATCACCACCCTGCTCACCCGCTGCCTCACGCGCGGCACGCCGTCACATGACGCGGAGGACATCTCCCACCTCATCGACGCGTATGCCGGCAGCCTGGGCGGCCAGGGCGGGCGCAACTCGGTGAGCCTGCGCGGCGAGTTCCTCTCGCGCCACTTCGAGCCGGCCTTCCGCCTCTTCGCGGACTGCCTCCTCAACCCGTCCTTCCCCGAGGTCGAAGTCACGCGCGAGCGCACGCTGCTGCTCCAGGACATCCTCACCCGCGAGGACAAGCCGTCCAGCGTGGCCTTCGACCTCTTCGGCAAGACGATGTACCGCTCGCACCCGTACCGCCTGCCGTCGCAGGGCGAGCAGGCCTCGGTGGAGACGCTGACGCCGGAGAAGCTGCGCGCCTGGCACGCGGCGCACATGGACCCGTCCCAGCTCACGCTCAGCGTGGTGGGCGACGTGAAGGTGGACGAGGTGCTCGCCCTCGCGCGTGAGTACTTCGGTGCCTCGCGCGGAAAGGCCGCCCCGCCGCCGAAGGTCGCCGTCGAGCCGCCTCCCGAGTCACCGCGCGAGGAGAAGAAGGTGCTGGCCCGCGCCCAGTCGCATCTCGTCCTCGGCTTCCCGGGTGCTCGCGTGGGAGAGCCGTGGCGGCACGCGCTGGAGGTCCTGTCCACGGTGCTGTCCGGCCAGGGCGGGCGGCTCTTCGTGGAACTGCGCGACAAGCGCTCCATGGCCTACAGCGTCAGCTCGTTCGCCATCGAGGGCGTGGACCCGGGCTACTTCGCCGTCTACATGGGCACCAGTCCGGAGAAGGTGGACGCGGCGCTGGCCGGCATCCGCGCGGAGTTGCAGCGCGTGCGCGACGAGCCCATCCCCGAGGAGGAGCTGGCTCGCGCGAAGCAGCACCTCATCGGCACGCACGAGATTGGCCTGCAGCGCAACGGTGCCCGCGCGGGGCTGCTGGCCATGGACACCTGCTACGGCCTGGGCCTGGACAACTTCCTCCACTACGCGGACCACGTGGCCGCGGTGACGTCGAAGGAGGTCCAGGAGGTGGCGCGCCGGGTCATCGACTTCGACCGCAGCGCGCTCTCCATCGTCGGTCCGTAA
- a CDS encoding PilW family protein — protein MRARRGFTLIEMLIGTTVAMLTVLAVAAAFIAFARGVYTQEGIRGGQAGMRQALHDLTRQLRMAGYGLEPAYAFGLPDDWAGSGPNASDRLVVRSRDLMFSAAVAEQGGASAGSISVASLPVSLRRGQVLQVVCPGAMRWGYGRLSEDVAASNGPTVLPLDPATGTFPDLGTVFDEPCFDGAAGLPARVFKVDVHDYSVRLVDDDGLPGTPPRPYLFRAHGLGARPDAVGEPVAEGIEALRVTFLRENGDAFVPRWDVAHPPPDYETPAGSPLRRNDNPANVRAVRLRLVARASLADSVLREAGMEARIPAMAGETALPAPAGFRRFLYETTLVPRNLRSTEMPLPAYSQDTTTPGACTGRMPADGLLCAGG, from the coding sequence ATGCGCGCTCGGCGGGGCTTCACGTTGATTGAGATGTTGATTGGCACCACGGTGGCCATGCTCACCGTGCTCGCGGTGGCGGCGGCCTTCATCGCCTTCGCCCGGGGCGTCTACACGCAGGAAGGCATCCGGGGTGGGCAGGCCGGCATGCGCCAGGCGCTGCATGATTTGACGCGGCAGCTCCGCATGGCGGGCTACGGCCTGGAGCCCGCGTATGCCTTCGGCCTGCCGGACGACTGGGCGGGCTCGGGGCCCAACGCGTCGGACCGGCTGGTGGTGCGCTCGCGGGACTTGATGTTCAGCGCCGCCGTCGCGGAGCAGGGAGGCGCTTCCGCCGGGAGCATCAGCGTGGCGTCGCTGCCCGTGTCGCTGCGGCGGGGGCAGGTGCTCCAGGTCGTCTGTCCCGGGGCCATGCGCTGGGGCTATGGCCGGCTGTCCGAGGACGTGGCCGCGTCGAATGGCCCCACCGTGCTGCCGCTGGACCCCGCGACGGGGACCTTCCCCGACCTGGGCACGGTGTTCGACGAGCCCTGCTTCGACGGCGCGGCGGGGCTGCCCGCCCGCGTCTTCAAGGTGGACGTGCACGACTACTCGGTGCGGCTGGTGGACGACGACGGCCTTCCGGGCACGCCGCCCCGGCCCTACCTGTTCCGCGCGCACGGACTGGGCGCGCGGCCGGACGCGGTGGGCGAGCCGGTGGCCGAGGGCATCGAGGCCCTGCGCGTCACCTTCCTGCGGGAGAACGGCGACGCCTTCGTGCCCCGGTGGGACGTGGCCCATCCGCCACCCGATTACGAGACGCCGGCGGGCTCGCCGCTGCGCCGCAACGACAACCCGGCCAACGTGCGCGCCGTGCGCCTGCGTCTGGTGGCACGCGCCTCGCTGGCGGACTCCGTGCTGCGCGAGGCGGGGATGGAGGCCCGCATCCCCGCCATGGCCGGAGAGACGGCGTTGCCCGCGCCGGCCGGCTTCCGGCGCTTCCTCTACGAGACGACGCTCGTGCCCCGCAACCTGCGCTCCACGGAGATGCCGCTGCCGGCCTACTCCCAGGACACCACCACGCCCGGCGCATGCACGGGCCGCATGCCCGCCGACGGGCTCCTCTGTGCTGGAGGCTGA
- a CDS encoding type IV pilus modification PilV family protein, translating into MTRKPSRRSAGFTLIEAMIASIVFMLGMTGLLGAIIQARTSTAAARRHVHAVAVATDLVAQVQLWGYDDARLVPSGSPCAEDPTDAAGLLLDAAAPGHAAYVACLHGEARLHSQPWHGLPESDFPVGAGQWDRYRRYFVVTEVDAEGQPVPAAQAHSGARKVVWVLVTWNDGRTVRRVTSQVIKFNPVSLTGIGGGR; encoded by the coding sequence ATGACTCGCAAGCCCTCACGCCGGAGCGCCGGCTTCACGCTCATCGAGGCGATGATTGCCTCCATCGTCTTCATGCTGGGGATGACGGGCCTGCTCGGCGCCATCATCCAGGCGCGCACCTCCACCGCCGCCGCCCGCCGCCACGTGCATGCGGTGGCCGTGGCCACGGACCTGGTGGCGCAGGTGCAGCTCTGGGGGTACGACGACGCGCGGCTGGTGCCCTCGGGCTCGCCGTGCGCGGAGGACCCCACCGACGCGGCCGGCCTGCTGTTGGACGCGGCGGCTCCCGGACATGCCGCCTACGTCGCCTGCCTCCATGGCGAGGCGCGGCTCCACTCCCAGCCGTGGCACGGGCTGCCGGAGTCGGACTTCCCCGTGGGCGCCGGCCAGTGGGACCGCTACCGGCGCTACTTCGTCGTCACCGAGGTGGACGCGGAAGGGCAGCCGGTGCCGGCGGCGCAGGCGCACTCCGGTGCGCGCAAGGTGGTGTGGGTGCTGGTGACGTGGAACGACGGCCGCACCGTCCGCCGCGTCACCAGCCAGGTCATCAAGTTCAACCCGGTGTCGCTCACGGGAATCGGCGGGGGGCGGTGA
- a CDS encoding pilus assembly FimT family protein has product MRSRPGGFTLIEMVVVLAILAILVTLSVMALGVLPARARMSGGVMELNAALSAARAHSLGRGVRTAVIIDTAEGAPGTDARIRFWTLVDPWFLLDESMAEHPRWRTPEELVPPLPAPSGAAFRVLDAGHFGDAVRLAPRGFRSLASPPIQASCGDAGAPSVELASGSADGSWAFPPPFCQVPDNAPCTFCSPSGGTVRGAILFEPDGRVALLDAEGREDARGAGSIVFGGRAEGADVRALVLLGTGLIRSFDGHP; this is encoded by the coding sequence ATGCGAAGTCGCCCTGGGGGTTTCACGCTCATCGAGATGGTGGTCGTCCTCGCCATCCTCGCCATCCTCGTCACCCTGTCCGTCATGGCGCTGGGCGTGCTGCCCGCGCGGGCGCGGATGTCCGGCGGTGTGATGGAGCTGAATGCCGCGCTGTCCGCGGCGCGCGCGCACAGCCTGGGCCGTGGAGTGCGCACGGCGGTCATCATCGACACGGCGGAAGGCGCCCCGGGGACGGACGCACGCATCCGCTTCTGGACGCTGGTGGACCCGTGGTTCCTGCTGGATGAGTCCATGGCGGAGCACCCGCGCTGGCGTACGCCGGAGGAGCTGGTGCCGCCGCTGCCCGCGCCCTCCGGTGCCGCGTTCCGCGTGCTGGACGCGGGCCACTTCGGCGACGCCGTGCGCCTGGCGCCCAGGGGCTTCCGCTCGCTGGCGAGCCCTCCCATCCAGGCGAGCTGTGGCGATGCGGGCGCGCCCTCGGTGGAGCTGGCTTCGGGCAGCGCGGATGGCTCCTGGGCCTTCCCGCCGCCGTTCTGCCAGGTGCCCGACAACGCGCCCTGCACCTTCTGCTCGCCGTCCGGGGGCACGGTGCGCGGCGCCATCCTCTTCGAGCCGGACGGGCGCGTGGCGCTCCTCGATGCGGAGGGGCGGGAGGATGCGCGCGGCGCGGGCTCCATCGTCTTCGGTGGGCGTGCCGAGGGCGCCGACGTGCGCGCCCTCGTGCTGCTGGGCACCGGCCTCATCCGCTCCTTCGACGGCCACCCGTGA
- the prmA gene encoding 50S ribosomal protein L11 methyltransferase produces MSQTYLSLTVELPEEASEAAQDLLHESGALGLEVRDRETPPMPGVRGPKPGEAIVIGYFEDRDTAEAAQAEVQDTWPDARVGLEEQPQQDWSNQWKSLIKSVHVGRLWVGPPWDVANAPADSVRLVIEPKMAFGTGDHPTTALCLAAVDAYMKDHPGASVLDVGTGTGVLAIAAKKLGAGRVVGTDNDPTSVELARENLTDNGTPDIDVSGKELTAVEGTFDLVLANILANTLIELAPLIAPKVKDRAILAGVLAHQRADVEAAYRNLGFTVLAGDQQGEWVRIDLKR; encoded by the coding sequence ATGTCCCAGACCTATTTGTCACTCACAGTGGAGTTGCCCGAGGAAGCGTCGGAGGCCGCACAGGATCTCCTCCATGAGTCGGGTGCACTAGGCCTCGAAGTGAGGGATCGCGAGACGCCCCCGATGCCGGGAGTCCGCGGCCCGAAGCCGGGCGAGGCCATCGTCATCGGCTACTTCGAGGACCGCGATACCGCCGAGGCCGCGCAGGCCGAGGTGCAGGACACGTGGCCCGACGCCCGCGTGGGGCTGGAGGAGCAGCCGCAGCAGGACTGGAGCAACCAGTGGAAGTCGCTCATCAAGTCCGTGCACGTGGGCCGGCTGTGGGTGGGGCCGCCGTGGGACGTGGCGAACGCGCCCGCGGACTCGGTGCGGCTGGTGATTGAGCCGAAGATGGCGTTCGGCACGGGAGACCACCCGACGACGGCGCTGTGCCTGGCGGCGGTGGACGCGTACATGAAGGACCACCCCGGCGCGAGCGTGCTGGACGTGGGCACGGGTACGGGCGTGCTGGCCATCGCCGCGAAGAAGCTGGGCGCGGGCCGCGTGGTGGGCACTGACAACGACCCGACGTCGGTGGAGCTCGCGCGGGAGAACCTGACGGACAACGGGACGCCGGACATCGACGTGTCGGGGAAGGAACTGACGGCGGTGGAGGGCACCTTCGACCTGGTGCTGGCGAACATCCTGGCGAACACGCTGATTGAGCTGGCGCCGCTGATTGCGCCCAAGGTGAAGGACCGGGCGATTCTCGCGGGCGTGCTGGCGCACCAGCGCGCCGACGTGGAGGCGGCCTACCGCAACCTGGGCTTCACCGTGCTGGCGGGTGACCAGCAGGGCGAGTGGGTGCGCATCGATTTGAAGCGGTAG
- a CDS encoding metal-dependent hydrolase — protein MDNLAHSLVGAWMAEAGLKRTTPLATATLVIGANLPDVDAVIAFAGSDASLYWRRGWTHGVLALSLWPFVLTGLMLLWDKHVRRRRHPELAPARFGPLLVCSVLSVLSHPALDWLNTYGVRLLMPFDGTWFYGDALFIIDPWVWLLAGASVVMADARTRRSIAGWLVLGAATTALITIPAFVPWPAKVLWSVGVIAILWLRLRGTPAVSAQRVATVCGVALVLYLGAILVGSQVAAPGALAWLREQNLPVERTIAGPIPANPFVRDIIALAPDRYHFVSADFLEAKDNRFHFSGPSQPREPNPSPVIQAALAAPEIRGLANWLRLPTYDVAQTADGWRVTIRDVRYSRMQSGGLGTAVVELDRDLRPVRTRTRE, from the coding sequence ATGGACAACCTGGCCCACTCGCTCGTCGGTGCGTGGATGGCGGAGGCGGGGCTGAAGCGGACCACGCCGCTGGCCACCGCGACGCTCGTCATCGGCGCGAACCTTCCGGACGTGGATGCCGTCATCGCCTTCGCGGGCTCGGACGCGTCGCTGTACTGGCGCCGGGGGTGGACGCACGGTGTGCTCGCGCTGTCCCTGTGGCCCTTCGTGCTCACGGGGCTGATGCTGCTCTGGGACAAACACGTCCGCAGGCGGCGGCACCCGGAGTTGGCGCCCGCGCGCTTCGGCCCGTTGCTCGTGTGCTCGGTGCTGTCGGTGCTCAGCCATCCCGCGCTGGACTGGCTCAACACGTACGGCGTGCGGCTGCTGATGCCCTTCGACGGGACGTGGTTCTACGGGGACGCGCTCTTCATCATCGACCCGTGGGTGTGGCTCCTCGCGGGGGCGTCGGTGGTGATGGCGGATGCGCGCACGCGCCGCTCCATCGCGGGCTGGCTGGTGCTGGGCGCCGCCACCACCGCGCTCATCACCATTCCCGCCTTCGTGCCCTGGCCCGCGAAGGTCCTGTGGAGCGTGGGCGTCATCGCCATCCTGTGGCTGCGCTTGCGTGGCACGCCCGCGGTGTCGGCGCAGCGCGTGGCTACGGTGTGCGGCGTGGCGCTCGTGCTGTACCTGGGCGCCATCCTGGTGGGCTCGCAGGTGGCGGCGCCGGGCGCGCTGGCGTGGCTGCGTGAGCAGAACCTCCCGGTGGAGCGCACCATCGCCGGCCCCATTCCGGCCAACCCCTTCGTGCGGGACATCATCGCGCTGGCGCCGGACCGCTATCATTTCGTCAGCGCGGACTTCCTGGAGGCGAAGGACAACCGCTTCCACTTCAGCGGCCCGAGCCAGCCGCGAGAGCCCAATCCCAGCCCCGTCATCCAGGCCGCGCTCGCCGCGCCGGAGATTCGCGGGCTCGCCAACTGGCTGCGCCTGCCCACGTATGACGTCGCGCAGACGGCGGACGGCTGGCGCGTCACCATCCGTGACGTGCGCTACTCGCGCATGCAGAGCGGTGGGCTGGGCACCGCCGTGGTGGAGTTGGACCGCGACCTGCGGCCCGTGCGCACGCGGACGCGCGAGTAG
- a CDS encoding AraC family transcriptional regulator, whose translation METQTPSRPPADVRSQLVGPLLAYLRATGHDPAPLVERFGLPANAASLPEVSLPLATLHAFLDAAEALSGDAFLGLHVAQRVPRGTYGLVEYIARASPTVRDTFRALARYMALLEPAWHASFQGADDGSGTFAYGIPGEPLAYGRHASEYGLALFVHVGRQLTERPWNPRAVAFAHPAPMDVRPLREHFGVTPAFGGGLNALTLDAASLDMPVVGADPVLLSVLERAAGTPPPAAGPPPGPPVPDFVQRVREAIRAFLQEGTPQVGNVAKGLHVSLRTLQRRLTEHGTSFQDEVDTVRRELAFQYLKDPHLGVSEVAFLLGYAELSTFDRAFKRWTGMTPRVWREGAEG comes from the coding sequence GTGGAGACGCAGACTCCTTCCAGGCCCCCGGCAGACGTCCGGTCCCAGCTCGTGGGCCCGCTGCTCGCGTACCTGCGCGCGACGGGGCATGACCCGGCGCCGCTGGTGGAGCGCTTCGGCCTCCCCGCCAACGCCGCGTCCCTGCCCGAGGTCAGCCTCCCGCTGGCCACGCTGCACGCCTTCCTCGACGCCGCGGAGGCGCTCTCCGGCGACGCGTTCCTCGGCCTGCACGTGGCGCAGCGGGTGCCGCGCGGGACCTACGGCCTGGTGGAGTACATCGCCCGGGCCTCGCCCACGGTGCGCGACACCTTCCGCGCGCTGGCCCGGTACATGGCGCTTCTGGAGCCCGCGTGGCACGCGTCCTTCCAGGGCGCCGATGACGGCAGCGGCACCTTCGCCTACGGCATCCCCGGCGAGCCGCTGGCCTACGGCCGCCACGCCAGCGAGTACGGCCTCGCCCTCTTCGTCCACGTGGGCCGCCAACTCACCGAGCGCCCGTGGAATCCACGCGCCGTCGCCTTCGCCCACCCCGCTCCCATGGACGTGCGCCCCCTGCGGGAGCACTTCGGCGTCACCCCGGCCTTCGGCGGCGGCCTCAACGCCCTCACCCTGGACGCGGCCAGCCTGGACATGCCCGTGGTGGGCGCCGACCCCGTCCTCCTCTCCGTGCTGGAGCGCGCCGCCGGGACACCGCCGCCGGCCGCCGGCCCTCCTCCCGGTCCGCCGGTGCCCGACTTCGTCCAGCGCGTGCGCGAGGCCATCCGCGCCTTCCTGCAGGAAGGGACGCCCCAGGTGGGAAACGTGGCGAAGGGGCTCCACGTCAGCCTCCGCACCCTCCAGCGCCGCCTCACCGAGCACGGCACCTCCTTCCAGGACGAGGTCGACACGGTGCGCCGTGAGCTGGCCTTCCAGTACCTCAAGGACCCGCACCTGGGTGTCAGCGAGGTGGCCTTCCTCCTGGGCTACGCGGAGCTGAGCACCTTCGACCGCGCCTTCAAGCGCTGGACGGGAATGACGCCCCGCGTCTGGCGCGAGGGCGCCGAGGGCTGA
- a CDS encoding DUF962 domain-containing protein translates to MLKPQVVALFDEYYSSHQHPTNRLTHKVAIPLIILHIVTMLDWVRLVAVPVLPGGVLTLGMVAWALSAIWYLRADVKLGLMVVLFMAACFPVGRMLPTWSVVGIAVFGWLVQLAGHSVWEKKSPSFLTNLVHALVGPLFFVAVLFGDYVLKPVQPVAAPVRA, encoded by the coding sequence ATGCTCAAGCCCCAGGTGGTCGCCCTCTTCGACGAGTACTATTCCTCGCACCAGCACCCCACCAACCGCCTCACGCACAAGGTCGCAATCCCTCTCATCATCCTGCACATCGTCACGATGCTGGACTGGGTGAGGCTGGTGGCCGTGCCGGTGCTGCCGGGCGGAGTGCTGACGCTGGGCATGGTGGCGTGGGCGCTGTCCGCCATCTGGTACCTGCGGGCCGACGTGAAGCTGGGCCTGATGGTGGTGTTGTTCATGGCCGCGTGCTTCCCCGTGGGCCGCATGCTCCCGACGTGGAGCGTGGTGGGCATCGCCGTATTCGGCTGGCTGGTGCAGCTCGCCGGGCACAGCGTCTGGGAGAAGAAGTCGCCCTCGTTCCTCACCAACCTCGTCCACGCGCTGGTGGGCCCGCTGTTCTTCGTCGCGGTACTCTTCGGGGACTACGTCCTCAAGCCCGTGCAGCCGGTCGCCGCACCGGTCCGCGCCTGA
- a CDS encoding Mpo1-like protein: protein MSFADKLRAWMPLHENGVSRAVHFVGAYMFTFALLVPLSLVRVPVGGLELTAAHALVVAVALYAVSLEWTAGLLMALPLVPTLVAAQSVAGLPGSTAAGVAVGVMVVRFALVVGAHVVFEKKTHGLSLGGPLLFFIEPVYLLTLALFAMGLKRDLHARATAGGAPAARLAA from the coding sequence ATGAGCTTCGCCGACAAGCTGCGCGCCTGGATGCCCCTGCATGAGAACGGCGTCAGCCGCGCCGTGCACTTCGTGGGCGCGTACATGTTCACCTTTGCCCTGCTGGTGCCGCTGAGCCTGGTGCGCGTGCCGGTGGGGGGCCTGGAGCTCACCGCGGCGCACGCGCTGGTGGTGGCCGTGGCGCTCTACGCCGTCTCCCTGGAGTGGACGGCGGGGCTGCTGATGGCACTGCCCCTGGTGCCCACGCTCGTCGCCGCGCAGTCGGTGGCGGGCCTCCCTGGAAGCACCGCCGCGGGCGTGGCCGTGGGAGTCATGGTGGTGCGCTTCGCGCTCGTCGTGGGCGCGCACGTCGTCTTCGAGAAGAAGACCCACGGCCTGTCCCTGGGCGGGCCGCTGCTCTTCTTCATCGAGCCCGTGTACCTGCTCACGCTCGCCCTGTTCGCGATGGGGCTGAAGCGGGACCTGCACGCCCGCGCCACGGCGGGCGGCGCGCCCGCGGCCCGGCTGGCAGCGTGA
- a CDS encoding adenylate/guanylate cyclase domain-containing protein, whose protein sequence is MRRRRKGHGKGRDTTVARFAQGRANEAVVLAESSLVGERRVSFLRLAVLGLLAFTQGILAELTGESYRPVMDWERRLAIGAYALFALTAFIVLRFQKPHANKARWFPLPTTVVDTGFFSYMAWHTWDRVSHFDAGMLAASLGMVLAFSVARYSWLHVLLSTTLSSAAYALLAWITSHGSPARVSFVVFCYVALGALIALTNAEVGGMFLNLRRRDSLSRFLPKQVVERVMQLGDVSLEPVQREVTILFSDIRDFTALSETLQPRQVLELLDEYFGHMSHIVMARDGIVNKFLGDGMLACWGVPDHRDDHAELAMRAALDMRARLEELNAHREQQGQPRLRIGIGLHTGVVAAGMLGGAEQHEYTVIGDAVNLASRVEGLTKELGVDILVSESTWRQGGGRFAGERLTETHVKGRREAVVVYTLEGRLPAEEAQPLVPVIPAVAGT, encoded by the coding sequence ATGCGCCGACGCCGCAAGGGCCATGGGAAGGGCCGCGACACCACGGTGGCCCGCTTCGCGCAGGGCCGCGCCAACGAGGCGGTGGTGCTGGCGGAGAGCTCGCTGGTGGGCGAGCGCCGGGTGTCCTTCCTCCGCCTCGCCGTGCTGGGGTTGCTGGCGTTCACCCAGGGCATCCTCGCGGAGCTGACCGGCGAGTCCTACCGGCCGGTGATGGACTGGGAGCGCAGGCTGGCCATTGGCGCCTACGCGCTGTTCGCCCTCACCGCCTTCATCGTGCTGCGCTTCCAGAAGCCGCATGCCAACAAGGCCCGGTGGTTCCCGCTGCCCACGACGGTGGTGGACACCGGCTTCTTCTCGTACATGGCGTGGCATACCTGGGATCGGGTGAGCCACTTCGACGCCGGGATGCTCGCGGCCAGCCTGGGCATGGTGCTGGCCTTCTCGGTGGCGCGCTACTCGTGGCTGCACGTGCTGCTGTCCACGACGCTCTCGTCCGCCGCGTACGCGCTGCTCGCGTGGATTACGAGTCACGGCTCCCCGGCGCGCGTCAGCTTCGTCGTGTTCTGCTACGTGGCCCTGGGCGCGCTCATCGCCCTGACGAACGCGGAAGTGGGCGGCATGTTCCTCAACCTGCGCCGCCGCGACAGCCTGTCCCGCTTCCTGCCGAAGCAGGTGGTGGAGCGGGTGATGCAGCTCGGGGACGTGTCGCTGGAGCCGGTGCAGCGCGAGGTGACCATCCTCTTCAGCGACATCCGTGACTTCACCGCGCTGAGTGAGACGCTGCAGCCGCGCCAGGTGCTGGAGTTGCTCGACGAGTACTTCGGGCACATGTCCCATATCGTCATGGCGCGCGACGGAATCGTGAACAAGTTCCTCGGTGACGGGATGCTGGCGTGCTGGGGCGTGCCGGACCACCGCGACGACCACGCGGAATTGGCCATGCGCGCGGCGCTCGACATGCGGGCGCGGCTGGAGGAACTCAACGCGCACCGCGAGCAGCAGGGGCAGCCCCGGCTGCGCATCGGCATCGGGCTGCACACCGGCGTGGTGGCGGCGGGCATGCTCGGGGGCGCCGAGCAGCACGAGTACACCGTCATCGGTGACGCGGTGAACCTGGCCTCGCGCGTGGAGGGGCTCACCAAGGAGCTCGGCGTGGACATCCTGGTGAGCGAGAGCACCTGGCGGCAGGGCGGCGGACGCTTCGCCGGAGAGCGCCTGACGGAGACGCACGTGAAGGGCCGGCGCGAAGCGGTGGTCGTCTACACGCTCGAGGGCCGGCTCCCCGCGGAGGAGGCGCAACCCCTCGTCCCGGTCATCCCGGCCGTCGCCGGCACCTAG